The Saccharothrix variisporea genome has a segment encoding these proteins:
- a CDS encoding PA domain-containing protein, protein MGVLGAATAVLGATVTGLAGAHPDHGGGREAFPGEGVVDHDQHGGAAGHLPPVNRNVTLVGKAGVSHPGGTTGRVADVTAFGDYAYLNAFREPDCQTTGVHVVDLHDPAHPFEVTDAFIPTTDGNYVGEGIQILHVDNAYFQGDLLAHQNETCPGATPANAGGISLWNVTDPTHPQPVTLHTGDFTNPAGGLDATPNQTHSMRMWTSALDRRTYVVLVDDEELTDIDIMDITDPYHPVMVNDTLDLVELFGVDQATPANLTSIFSHDMMVNKIGSRYVMNMNYWDGGYVLLDVTDPRNVTLVAETDYAALDEERAARGQQISPEGNAHQSELSPNNKFLIGTDEDFNPYRVVATIDSGPYAGEQYTAVSASATPPVDENTTISGPVTFVGQACDPLPAGSGTALVERGVCSFQVKLDNITAAGYSAGIVFNTVREDCLSYVRMLASGTLPFLFVNRTTGLKLLGVPGVTDETACTTASPASGGEATTIRAVFDGWGYVRLFAADIPKAGAGSLTQVDTYAVPESQDPAYARGFGDLSVHEVAMDPDNSSIAYLSYYAAGFRVVQYGKNGIQEVGAFIDQGGNNFWGVEVWRDELGTKYVLASDRDFGLYVFQYTP, encoded by the coding sequence ATGGGCGTACTGGGTGCGGCTACCGCCGTGCTGGGCGCCACGGTCACCGGCCTGGCCGGCGCCCACCCCGACCACGGGGGCGGCCGGGAGGCCTTCCCCGGCGAGGGCGTCGTCGACCACGACCAGCACGGCGGCGCCGCGGGCCACCTGCCCCCGGTGAACCGGAACGTGACCCTCGTCGGCAAGGCCGGGGTCTCCCACCCCGGAGGCACGACCGGCCGCGTCGCGGACGTCACCGCGTTCGGCGACTACGCCTACCTCAACGCCTTCCGGGAACCGGACTGCCAGACCACCGGCGTACACGTGGTCGACCTGCACGACCCGGCTCACCCGTTCGAGGTCACCGACGCGTTCATCCCGACCACGGACGGCAACTACGTCGGCGAAGGCATCCAGATCCTGCACGTGGACAACGCCTACTTCCAGGGCGACCTGCTCGCCCACCAGAACGAGACCTGCCCCGGCGCCACCCCGGCCAACGCGGGCGGCATCTCGCTGTGGAACGTCACCGACCCGACCCACCCCCAGCCGGTCACCCTCCACACCGGCGACTTCACCAACCCCGCTGGCGGCCTGGACGCCACCCCGAACCAGACGCACAGCATGCGGATGTGGACCAGCGCCCTGGACAGGCGGACCTACGTCGTCCTGGTCGACGACGAGGAGCTGACCGACATCGACATCATGGACATCACCGACCCGTACCACCCGGTGATGGTCAACGACACCCTCGACCTGGTCGAGCTGTTCGGCGTCGACCAGGCCACGCCCGCCAACCTGACCTCGATCTTCAGCCACGACATGATGGTGAACAAGATCGGCTCCCGGTACGTCATGAACATGAACTACTGGGACGGCGGCTACGTCCTGCTCGATGTCACCGACCCCCGCAACGTCACCCTCGTCGCCGAGACCGACTACGCCGCCCTGGACGAGGAGCGCGCCGCCCGTGGCCAGCAGATCTCGCCCGAGGGCAACGCGCACCAGTCCGAGCTGTCGCCGAACAACAAGTTCCTGATCGGCACGGACGAGGACTTCAACCCCTACCGCGTGGTCGCGACGATCGACTCCGGCCCGTACGCGGGTGAGCAGTACACGGCGGTCTCGGCCTCCGCGACCCCGCCGGTGGACGAGAACACCACCATCAGCGGCCCGGTCACCTTCGTCGGCCAGGCGTGCGACCCGCTGCCCGCCGGCTCCGGCACGGCACTGGTGGAACGCGGTGTGTGCTCGTTCCAGGTCAAGCTGGACAACATCACCGCCGCCGGCTACTCGGCCGGCATCGTGTTCAACACCGTCCGCGAGGACTGCCTGTCCTACGTCCGGATGCTCGCCTCCGGCACCCTCCCGTTCCTGTTCGTCAACCGGACCACCGGTCTGAAGCTGCTCGGCGTGCCGGGCGTGACCGACGAGACCGCCTGCACCACCGCGTCCCCCGCGTCCGGCGGCGAGGCGACCACGATCCGGGCGGTGTTCGACGGCTGGGGTTACGTGCGGCTGTTCGCCGCCGACATCCCCAAGGCCGGCGCGGGCTCGTTGACCCAGGTCGACACCTACGCCGTCCCCGAGTCGCAGGACCCGGCGTACGCGCGCGGCTTCGGTGACCTGTCGGTGCACGAGGTCGCGATGGACCCGGACAACAGCTCGATCGCCTACCTGTCGTACTACGCGGCGGGCTTCCGGGTCGTGCAGTACGGCAAGAACGGCATCCAGGAGGTCGGCGCGTTCATCGACCAGGGCGGCAACAACTTCTGGGGCGTCGAGGTCTGGCGCGACGAACTGGGCACCAAGTACGTCCTGGCCAGTGACCGGGACTTCGGGCTCTACGTCTTCCAGTACACCCCGTGA